The Bifidobacterium animalis subsp. animalis ATCC 25527 genome has a segment encoding these proteins:
- a CDS encoding DNA translocase FtsK encodes MTLSSTAYDGPQSRKTYHMPSLDLLAHEQPPRATRSEEDIAAKLDTMFRQLDVDAHVSTFHRGPAVTQYEVMIGPGVRTDDIADLRGNITYTAATSKVRMYSPIPGKSAISIEIPNATPEIVHLGDVLCSHEMADDATPTLVPIGKDCGGRIVTADMTAMPHMLIGGMKDTGKSSFIHAMLATILMRATPDQVRILLIDTTRIEFSAYAGAHRIPHLLTPLITDPHKAMQALEWVTKDIDARYEDRCHNRRFRTRILDGTVQAPTDTAQQANVHPTIIVIVNDPADLLLGTGNGADEAIRRISQLGASADVHLVLSTMQSYSYKVISAATKANFPARLSFAMHTGFESRANLDYGGAETLIGNGDASFSPTRIEPPVRIQTPWIGETEISNVIAHVRKQPRPPYPTADAFLKTL; translated from the coding sequence ATGACATTGTCCAGCACCGCATACGACGGACCACAGTCCCGTAAGACGTACCACATGCCCAGCCTAGATCTGTTGGCACACGAGCAGCCCCCGCGCGCGACGAGGAGCGAAGAGGACATCGCGGCCAAGTTGGATACGATGTTCCGACAGCTCGATGTGGACGCCCATGTGTCCACATTCCACCGTGGACCAGCGGTGACACAATACGAGGTGATGATCGGCCCCGGTGTCAGGACCGACGACATCGCGGACCTCAGAGGGAACATCACCTATACCGCCGCGACCTCCAAGGTGCGCATGTACTCCCCGATTCCCGGGAAGAGCGCAATCTCCATCGAAATCCCGAATGCGACCCCCGAGATCGTACATCTCGGTGATGTATTGTGCTCGCATGAGATGGCGGACGACGCCACCCCCACCCTTGTCCCAATCGGCAAGGACTGCGGCGGACGCATCGTTACGGCCGATATGACGGCGATGCCCCATATGCTCATCGGCGGCATGAAGGATACCGGCAAATCGAGCTTCATCCACGCGATGCTCGCGACGATCCTCATGCGCGCGACCCCTGACCAGGTGCGCATCCTGCTGATCGACACCACACGCATCGAGTTCTCGGCATACGCCGGCGCGCACCGCATCCCCCATCTGCTCACACCGCTCATCACCGATCCACACAAGGCGATGCAGGCGTTGGAATGGGTCACGAAGGACATAGACGCACGCTACGAAGACCGTTGCCATAACAGGCGTTTCAGGACCAGGATCCTTGACGGCACGGTTCAGGCCCCCACGGACACAGCGCAGCAAGCCAACGTGCATCCGACCATCATCGTCATCGTCAACGACCCAGCGGACCTACTGTTGGGAACCGGAAACGGCGCAGACGAGGCGATCCGCCGCATCTCACAGCTCGGCGCAAGCGCCGACGTACACCTTGTGCTTTCGACGATGCAGTCCTATTCCTACAAAGTGATATCCGCCGCGACGAAAGCGAATTTCCCGGCACGGCTGTCCTTCGCAATGCACACCGGTTTCGAATCCAGGGCGAACCTCGATTACGGCGGCGCAGAGACACTCATCGGGAACGGCGATGCATCGTTCTCCCCGACGCGTATCGAACCCCCGGTCCGTATACAGACCCCTTGGATCGGCGAAACCGAAATCAGCAACGTCATCGCGCACGTCCGCAAGCAGCCGCGACCGCCGTATCCCACAGCCGACGCGTTCCTGAAGACGCTCTGA